A window of the Sporosarcina sp. FSL K6-2383 genome harbors these coding sequences:
- a CDS encoding GTP-binding protein — MMEKIPVTVLSGYLGAGKTTLLNHILHNRDELKVAVIVNDMSEVNIDASLIKQGGFSRTEEKLVELQNGCICCTLREDLVLEVEKLATLGDIDYIVIESSGISEPIPVAQTFTYIDETLGIDLSKICRLDTMVTVVDANAFWRDFTSGETLLDRKEAATEVDEREIADLLIDQIEFANVLLLNKTDLIPQEKVGELKGVLRALNPDAKVIETVQSQLALSEVLDTGLFDFETSSHSAGWIKELNEEHVPETEEYGIASFVYRSQKPFHPERLKNWLLEWPVEVVRAKGFLWLATRNDIAVLISQAGPSLSIESAGFWDADSGEKMNEFVLIGIGMNQPEITEGLDNCLLTEEELMQDWTSFVDPLPVF, encoded by the coding sequence ATGATGGAAAAGATACCGGTCACTGTCTTAAGTGGATACTTAGGTGCGGGAAAGACAACCTTATTGAATCATATATTACACAATCGAGATGAACTGAAAGTTGCTGTCATTGTTAATGATATGAGTGAAGTGAATATCGATGCTTCTTTGATTAAACAAGGCGGCTTTTCACGCACGGAAGAAAAGCTTGTGGAGTTACAAAATGGTTGTATTTGCTGCACGCTTCGAGAGGATTTAGTTCTCGAAGTGGAAAAGCTGGCGACTCTTGGCGATATCGACTACATCGTTATCGAATCTTCGGGAATTAGTGAGCCGATTCCGGTAGCGCAGACATTTACCTATATAGACGAAACACTTGGTATCGATTTGTCGAAGATTTGCAGACTGGATACAATGGTTACCGTTGTGGACGCCAATGCTTTTTGGCGAGATTTCACATCAGGTGAAACCTTGCTTGACCGGAAAGAGGCCGCCACGGAAGTTGATGAACGAGAGATTGCTGATTTGCTTATCGATCAGATTGAATTTGCCAATGTGCTGTTGTTGAACAAGACAGATTTAATTCCTCAGGAAAAGGTGGGCGAGTTGAAAGGGGTTCTTCGCGCGTTAAACCCCGATGCGAAGGTCATCGAAACGGTGCAATCTCAACTAGCACTAAGTGAAGTGCTTGACACAGGATTGTTTGATTTTGAGACGTCTAGTCATAGTGCTGGATGGATCAAAGAGCTAAATGAAGAGCATGTCCCGGAGACGGAAGAGTATGGAATCGCATCGTTTGTTTACCGGAGTCAAAAACCATTTCATCCGGAGCGCTTGAAAAATTGGCTTTTAGAATGGCCGGTTGAAGTTGTTCGTGCAAAAGGATTTCTTTGGTTGGCTACTCGCAATGATATCGCGGTTTTAATTTCCCAAGCGGGTCCATCTTTAAGTATTGAAAGTGCTGGATTTTGGGATGCAGATTCCGGTGAAAAGATGAATGAATTCGTCTTAATTGGTATTGGCATGAATCAGCCGGAAATCACGGAAGGCTTGGACAATTGCTTACTTACAGAAGAAGAGTTAATGCAAGATTGGACCAGTTTTGTAGATCCATTGCCTGTTTTTTAA
- the rpmG gene encoding 50S ribosomal protein L33, protein MRVNITLACTETGDRNYITTKNKRNNPERIELNKYCPRLKKVTLHREAK, encoded by the coding sequence ATGAGGGTAAATATTACATTGGCCTGTACAGAAACAGGAGATCGCAATTATATTACGACAAAAAACAAACGTAACAATCCCGAGCGGATTGAATTAAATAAATACTGCCCACGCTTGAAAAAAGTCACACTTCATAGAGAAGCGAAGTGA
- the rpsN gene encoding 30S ribosomal protein S14, giving the protein MAKKSKIAKDKRQRQLVAHYAALRKELKEKGDYEALNKLPKNSYPTRLKNRCELTRRPRGYMRKFGMSRIAFRELAHKGQIPGVTKSSW; this is encoded by the coding sequence ATGGCAAAAAAATCAAAGATAGCGAAGGATAAAAGACAGAGGCAGTTAGTTGCTCATTACGCGGCACTTCGTAAAGAACTGAAGGAAAAAGGTGACTATGAAGCTTTAAATAAGCTACCCAAGAATTCTTACCCGACAAGGCTGAAAAACCGTTGCGAACTAACTCGAAGACCAAGGGGATATATGCGAAAATTTGGCATGTCACGCATTGCCTTCCGAGAGCTGGCGCATAAAGGTCAAATTCCTGGCGTTACAAAATCGAGTTGGTAG
- a CDS encoding RIO1 family regulatory kinase/ATPase, whose amino-acid sequence MQTYQALAKTVKINEKNRLICFDDSLEHVGTGRSAFVFRIKSTMRAMKVYFPAFEYLAKEETEIYKKLQDFTYYPSVYDSGSNYVVMDYIEGHTLFECLSRGENVTLAYIKKIDYALSLAASRGLNPSDIHLRNIIITFTGETKIIDVARFRQTKHCRQWQDLKKAYDKFYCKRLFPKKIPVPFLNLIASLYKKGWIGF is encoded by the coding sequence TTGCAAACCTATCAAGCGCTTGCAAAAACAGTTAAGATAAATGAGAAAAACCGTTTAATTTGCTTTGATGATTCGTTAGAGCATGTTGGAACAGGAAGAAGTGCATTTGTGTTTAGAATAAAATCCACAATGAGGGCAATGAAAGTATATTTCCCTGCCTTTGAGTATCTTGCCAAAGAGGAAACTGAAATTTATAAAAAACTTCAAGACTTCACGTATTATCCATCCGTCTATGATTCAGGATCGAATTATGTCGTAATGGATTATATTGAGGGCCATACCCTTTTTGAATGCTTATCTCGTGGGGAAAATGTAACGCTTGCATATATTAAAAAAATCGATTATGCCCTATCTTTAGCAGCTTCAAGGGGACTAAATCCATCTGATATTCACTTGCGAAATATTATAATCACTTTTACCGGTGAGACAAAAATCATTGACGTCGCTCGTTTTAGACAAACGAAACATTGTAGACAATGGCAAGATTTAAAAAAGGCTTATGATAAATTTTACTGCAAACGTTTATTTCCAAAGAAAATTCCTGTTCCATTCCTAAATCTCATTGCTAGTCTTTATAAAAAAGGATGGATCGGATTTTAG
- a CDS encoding EcsC family protein: protein MIDSKEQLIEELKKVEEWEKDQSDLWFWEKLGRLPFKIIDKWTPDFIQRKIGILLDELGQYIQTGGSYLSSVSKISSYYPNLGVSTLENVEKLPISTMDAAVEQITGNRKKLATLQGASTGIGGVFTLTIDIPLLLGLQLKTLQDIAICYGYDPNQKEERLFIIKCLQYVSADIVGKQAILTQLSRFDSPDDASKREMISELQGWREVFFSYRDQLGGKKFFQMIPIAGLLFGAFINRSAVNDIAEAGKMLYRKRRIVNRLSLM, encoded by the coding sequence GTGATTGATTCTAAAGAACAGCTCATAGAAGAGCTTAAAAAAGTAGAAGAATGGGAAAAAGATCAGAGTGATTTATGGTTTTGGGAAAAGTTAGGCCGCTTGCCGTTTAAAATAATTGATAAATGGACGCCAGATTTCATTCAGCGTAAAATCGGTATACTCCTGGACGAGCTTGGCCAGTACATTCAAACAGGGGGGAGTTATTTAAGCTCAGTCTCTAAAATTTCTTCTTATTACCCTAACTTGGGTGTAAGTACGTTAGAAAATGTTGAAAAGCTCCCGATTTCTACTATGGATGCCGCTGTTGAACAAATTACTGGTAATCGCAAAAAACTTGCAACGCTACAAGGAGCAAGTACAGGTATTGGCGGTGTTTTCACATTAACAATTGACATTCCGTTACTGCTTGGTTTGCAATTAAAAACATTGCAAGACATAGCGATTTGTTATGGCTATGACCCCAATCAGAAAGAAGAACGTTTGTTTATCATAAAATGCCTGCAGTATGTTTCTGCCGACATTGTAGGCAAACAGGCTATCTTGACTCAATTGTCCCGATTTGATTCACCTGATGATGCTTCAAAGCGTGAGATGATTTCTGAGCTACAGGGCTGGCGTGAAGTCTTTTTTTCCTATCGGGATCAACTTGGTGGGAAAAAGTTTTTTCAAATGATTCCGATTGCAGGTCTCTTGTTCGGTGCATTCATTAATCGTTCCGCTGTAAATGATATTGCTGAAGCGGGAAAAATGCTGTATCGAAAAAGAAGAATTGTTAATAGGCTGAGCTTAATGTAA
- a CDS encoding putative quinol monooxygenase, which yields MIKVVAKAKLKPGVKVEDYLRIAREVISETRKEKGCITYTLHEDINDPTILTMLEEWENEEAIHLHNKTEHVLKIVPELRKLRESTEINIYRELK from the coding sequence ATGATTAAAGTTGTAGCTAAAGCCAAACTAAAACCAGGTGTAAAGGTTGAAGATTATTTACGAATCGCTAGAGAAGTTATTTCAGAAACCCGAAAAGAAAAAGGGTGTATAACGTACACTCTTCATGAAGACATCAATGATCCGACTATCCTGACGATGCTCGAAGAGTGGGAAAACGAAGAGGCTATACATCTACACAATAAAACGGAACATGTTTTAAAAATTGTTCCAGAGCTTAGAAAACTTCGAGAAAGTACAGAAATCAATATTTATAGAGAACTAAAGTAA
- a CDS encoding Gfo/Idh/MocA family oxidoreductase, whose product MSLIKVGVIGIGNIGSSHVQMLDTGQIEGAILTAICSSNESRIEWIKNHTTGDIQIFQDVDTFFDESGIDAVLIATPHYSHPKLAKMAFAKGIHVLIEKPAGVYTKNVLEMNDAAKASGKMFGIMYNQRANPLYQKLRELIQSGELGAIKRTHWIATGTYRPQSYYDSSKWRATWKGEGGGVLINQALHQLDIWQWTTGYMPKSVRAVCSFGKYHDIEVEDDVTAYVEYENGATGVFITSTGEAPGTNRFEIVGERGKIVVENEALTFYRLTQSEREFNATFTGGFGEPECWKIDIPVKNENAGHITIIQNWIDSIVKGSPLLAPGEEGVKALEISNAIYLSSWLNKTVELPVNPDFYLEKLQEKIDTSTFEKKHVTNTTLDVTGTH is encoded by the coding sequence ATGAGTTTGATTAAAGTTGGCGTCATCGGAATAGGAAATATCGGCAGTTCACATGTTCAAATGCTGGATACAGGACAAATTGAAGGTGCAATATTAACAGCCATTTGTAGCAGTAATGAAAGTCGAATCGAATGGATTAAAAATCATACTACAGGGGATATTCAAATTTTTCAGGACGTTGATACTTTTTTTGACGAATCAGGAATTGATGCCGTCCTCATTGCGACACCACATTACAGCCATCCAAAGCTGGCAAAAATGGCATTTGCTAAAGGGATACATGTCCTCATTGAAAAACCCGCAGGTGTCTATACAAAAAATGTATTGGAAATGAATGATGCAGCCAAAGCAAGTGGAAAAATGTTCGGTATCATGTATAACCAACGAGCAAATCCCCTTTATCAAAAATTGCGTGAGCTCATTCAATCAGGTGAATTGGGAGCTATTAAACGGACCCATTGGATCGCAACTGGTACTTACCGTCCACAAAGTTATTACGATTCCAGTAAATGGAGAGCCACATGGAAAGGTGAAGGCGGTGGGGTTTTAATCAATCAGGCACTTCACCAACTAGATATTTGGCAGTGGACAACGGGGTATATGCCAAAGAGTGTTCGTGCCGTGTGTAGTTTTGGAAAGTATCATGATATTGAAGTTGAAGATGATGTAACCGCATATGTGGAATACGAAAATGGGGCGACGGGCGTATTTATTACTTCAACCGGAGAAGCACCTGGTACGAATCGATTCGAAATCGTTGGTGAACGTGGAAAAATAGTCGTGGAAAATGAAGCCCTTACTTTTTACCGCTTAACGCAATCAGAACGTGAATTTAATGCAACATTTACCGGCGGTTTTGGAGAGCCTGAATGTTGGAAAATCGACATTCCCGTAAAAAATGAAAATGCTGGTCATATAACTATTATCCAAAACTGGATTGATTCGATTGTCAAAGGTTCACCTTTGCTTGCACCAGGCGAGGAAGGTGTAAAGGCATTAGAAATTTCAAATGCCATTTACTTATCTTCTTGGCTAAACAAAACGGTAGAATTACCAGTCAATCCAGATTTTTATCTCGAAAAATTACAAGAAAAAATTGACACTTCCACTTTTGAGAAAAAACATGTAACGAACACTACATTAGATGTCACTGGAACTCATTAA
- a CDS encoding IclR family transcriptional regulator has translation MNNEKQDQHKTSNVQVISRAAKILRALRDHPKGLSLSEIAKEVDLARSTVQRIVTTLEQERFVVAASTSGGIRLGPEITLLAAAVRSDVREEIRPFLIHLSNVVNETVDLSVLDNGKVLFVDQIVAPHPLQATSQPGASFPLHCTANGKAILASLPRAEIEKLLPEQLKPYNDQTITNREELIKELEGVCKDGIAFAREEHIQGICAVGAVVFDSMRNLHAVSIPIPFTRFYGNEEKLAAALLDTCQKINHHFASKQ, from the coding sequence TTGAACAACGAAAAACAAGATCAACATAAAACATCAAATGTTCAAGTTATCTCACGCGCAGCTAAAATATTGAGGGCGCTTAGAGATCATCCGAAAGGATTAAGTCTATCGGAAATTGCAAAAGAAGTGGATCTAGCTAGATCGACGGTTCAAAGAATTGTGACTACATTAGAGCAGGAGAGGTTTGTCGTAGCAGCTTCTACTAGCGGCGGTATTCGTCTCGGACCTGAGATTACGCTACTTGCCGCTGCTGTCCGTAGTGATGTAAGAGAAGAAATTAGACCATTTTTAATACACCTTTCTAATGTAGTGAATGAAACTGTTGACCTTTCGGTATTAGATAACGGCAAGGTGCTTTTTGTAGATCAAATTGTTGCCCCGCATCCATTACAGGCAACTTCTCAACCTGGTGCATCTTTTCCGTTACATTGCACGGCTAATGGAAAAGCCATACTTGCATCACTGCCAAGGGCTGAGATTGAGAAACTGTTACCGGAGCAGCTAAAACCGTACAATGATCAAACGATTACGAATCGGGAGGAATTGATTAAAGAGTTAGAAGGGGTCTGTAAAGATGGGATTGCTTTTGCGAGGGAGGAGCATATTCAGGGGATTTGTGCGGTAGGTGCGGTTGTTTTTGATAGTATGAGAAATCTACATGCTGTCTCAATCCCCATCCCATTCACTCGTTTTTATGGCAATGAAGAGAAGCTTGCGGCTGCCCTTCTCGATACCTGTCAAAAGATCAACCACCACTTTGCTAGTAAACAATAA
- a CDS encoding VOC family protein: MITGIGHVGFSVVDMERSLDFYCNKLGFKQAFELNQPNGDPWIVYVKVADGCFIELFYGGNDGVKERTKHICFEVDNIQETADRLKTNGISLEIEISQGVALNYQFWIVDPDGNWIEFMEMNPESPHMRS, from the coding sequence ATGATTACAGGAATTGGTCATGTAGGATTTAGTGTAGTAGATATGGAACGCTCATTGGATTTTTATTGCAATAAACTTGGTTTTAAGCAAGCGTTTGAATTGAATCAACCAAATGGTGACCCGTGGATTGTATACGTGAAGGTAGCTGATGGGTGTTTCATTGAATTATTTTACGGAGGTAACGATGGCGTTAAAGAACGAACAAAACATATCTGTTTCGAGGTAGATAATATCCAGGAAACAGCCGATCGCTTGAAGACAAATGGAATCTCTTTAGAAATAGAAATTTCCCAAGGAGTGGCTTTGAACTACCAATTTTGGATAGTAGATCCTGATGGAAATTGGATTGAATTCATGGAAATGAATCCTGAATCCCCTCATATGAGGAGTTAA
- a CDS encoding S66 peptidase family protein, producing the protein MLIKPKMLRVGDKVATISLSWGGAGERELKWRYEQGVERLRTVFHLEVAAMPNSLKGSDFLYDNPKARAEDLMNAFKDPSIKGIISNIGGSDSIRLLPYIDFDVIRENPKVFIGYSDSTITHLFCHKAGISSFYGPSILVDFAENVEMHAYTVEALKKALFINEAIGEVMPAKEWTSERVEWIIENKNRQRTMNPNKGYELLQGTGVVQGRLIGGCIEVLEFAKGTSLWPSEAYWEDSILFFETSEETPEPSQIEYWLRNYGSQGILQRAKGIVFGKPLKEKYYEEYKKSIVKIMKELELTSLPILYNLNFGHTEPKFVLPYGAMAEINCEDATFSILESGVE; encoded by the coding sequence ATGTTAATAAAACCGAAAATGTTAAGAGTCGGAGATAAAGTAGCAACGATTAGTTTATCTTGGGGTGGAGCGGGTGAACGGGAATTAAAATGGCGCTATGAACAAGGAGTAGAGAGGCTTAGAACCGTTTTTCATTTGGAAGTTGCTGCAATGCCAAATAGTTTAAAAGGGTCTGATTTTTTATATGACAATCCAAAAGCACGTGCGGAGGATCTAATGAATGCATTCAAGGACCCTTCGATTAAAGGAATCATTTCAAATATTGGAGGAAGCGATAGCATTCGTTTGTTACCGTATATTGATTTTGATGTCATTCGCGAGAATCCGAAAGTGTTTATCGGCTATTCGGACTCGACAATTACGCATTTGTTTTGCCATAAAGCAGGGATCTCGTCTTTTTATGGACCCTCGATTCTTGTAGACTTCGCTGAAAACGTGGAGATGCATGCGTATACTGTAGAGGCGTTGAAAAAGGCTCTTTTTATAAATGAGGCAATAGGTGAGGTAATGCCTGCCAAAGAGTGGACGAGTGAGCGTGTAGAATGGATTATTGAAAACAAAAATAGGCAAAGAACAATGAATCCGAATAAGGGGTATGAGCTACTGCAAGGAACGGGAGTTGTTCAGGGTAGATTAATTGGAGGATGTATAGAAGTACTGGAATTTGCGAAAGGAACATCACTGTGGCCGAGCGAAGCGTACTGGGAAGACAGTATCTTATTTTTTGAAACATCCGAAGAGACACCTGAGCCATCCCAAATTGAATATTGGTTGAGAAACTATGGCTCGCAGGGCATATTACAAAGGGCAAAAGGTATTGTATTCGGAAAACCCTTAAAGGAGAAATACTATGAGGAATACAAAAAGTCTATCGTAAAGATTATGAAGGAATTGGAGCTGACTTCGCTACCTATCCTGTATAACTTGAATTTTGGTCATACAGAGCCTAAATTTGTACTGCCATATGGAGCAATGGCTGAAATAAATTGTGAGGATGCTACATTTTCTATTTTAGAAAGTGGCGTGGAATAA
- a CDS encoding GatB/YqeY domain-containing protein: MLKTTVFEHLKNAMREKDVLSKGVLTLLKAGLDSAEKEKGAALSTEEEVAIVNREIKQIHQALEGAQTAQREDLIAQEEAKLVLLKKFLPAQLSEEEIVTMLTEAGVTKGMNMGDAMKIAKPLLAGKTDGGTMSKVVKSLI; this comes from the coding sequence ATGTTAAAGACAACTGTATTCGAACATTTAAAGAATGCTATGAGAGAAAAAGATGTGCTCTCCAAAGGCGTACTGACATTATTGAAAGCAGGACTGGATAGCGCGGAAAAGGAAAAAGGGGCGGCTCTTTCAACTGAAGAGGAAGTTGCCATCGTCAATCGTGAAATCAAACAGATTCACCAAGCATTAGAAGGCGCACAAACAGCACAGCGTGAAGACTTAATTGCACAAGAGGAAGCTAAGTTGGTTCTTCTTAAAAAGTTCTTGCCTGCACAACTTAGTGAGGAAGAAATTGTAACGATGTTGACGGAGGCAGGAGTTACCAAAGGTATGAACATGGGTGACGCTATGAAAATTGCAAAACCATTGCTCGCTGGGAAAACAGACGGCGGAACGATGTCGAAAGTTGTGAAAAGTTTAATCTGA
- a CDS encoding XRE family transcriptional regulator, producing MFIGKSLTNIRILNDLSRGQLAEKIGVTEQAIWQYENGYTSPKLEVVNKMKLTFKVKASYFYRVDLLDKVEFENIQLQHIAYRSETINSLSKTQSELMHIRFLDEFIKKIESKISYPSNLLLQLRKETLEYFRQNPNVDRETQIKCIADLARQTIGLPENSNQNLLFLLEKAGAFIFEKEIGETIDAYSLWTEDDRPYIMLGTIKKSAARRNFDLAHELGHLLLHYKVEFNMQDRKSYRTLEDEAYSFASEFLLPEEFKKDCEGIAKVSNPDSYIDIKQKWEVSLQAIAMKAYKLGLMEYQQYRYFFMSINKKGYKTQEPLDDKLSISHPMKIKSILQLLFEKELYSVSSLMEDLKVDQEFLTILTGIEKEFFDKYRQNEQKVFTTSELIFK from the coding sequence TTGTTTATTGGTAAAAGTTTAACCAATATCCGTATTTTGAATGATTTGAGTAGGGGTCAATTAGCAGAGAAAATCGGCGTAACTGAACAGGCTATTTGGCAATATGAAAATGGATACACGTCCCCTAAATTAGAAGTTGTGAATAAAATGAAGCTGACTTTTAAGGTGAAAGCTTCATATTTTTATCGTGTAGATTTATTGGATAAGGTTGAATTTGAGAATATACAACTTCAACATATAGCGTATCGTTCTGAAACAATAAATTCTTTGAGTAAAACGCAAAGTGAATTAATGCATATTCGATTTTTAGATGAATTTATAAAAAAAATTGAATCCAAAATAAGTTATCCATCCAATTTATTGTTGCAATTACGCAAAGAGACGCTTGAATATTTCCGACAAAACCCAAATGTTGATCGGGAAACCCAAATTAAATGCATAGCTGACTTAGCGCGCCAAACAATCGGATTACCCGAAAATTCCAACCAAAACCTTCTTTTTTTATTGGAGAAAGCCGGTGCTTTCATTTTTGAGAAAGAAATTGGGGAAACCATTGATGCTTACAGTCTTTGGACGGAAGACGATAGACCTTATATTATGTTGGGAACGATTAAAAAGTCGGCTGCTAGAAGGAACTTTGATCTGGCACATGAATTAGGTCATTTATTATTGCACTATAAAGTTGAATTCAACATGCAAGATAGAAAATCCTATAGAACTTTGGAGGATGAGGCATATAGTTTTGCTTCTGAATTTCTATTGCCTGAAGAATTTAAAAAAGATTGTGAAGGAATCGCTAAAGTTTCAAATCCCGACTCGTATATCGATATCAAACAAAAATGGGAAGTTTCGTTACAGGCCATTGCAATGAAAGCGTATAAATTGGGTCTAATGGAATATCAACAGTATCGTTATTTCTTCATGTCCATTAACAAAAAGGGATACAAAACGCAGGAACCACTTGATGACAAGCTTTCAATTAGCCATCCGATGAAGATAAAAAGTATACTACAGCTTCTTTTTGAAAAAGAGCTTTATTCTGTATCCAGTTTAATGGAGGATTTAAAAGTAGACCAAGAATTTCTAACGATATTAACGGGTATAGAAAAGGAGTTTTTTGATAAATATCGTCAAAATGAACAAAAAGTCTTTACGACTAGTGAGCTGATTTTTAAATAA
- a CDS encoding alpha/beta family hydrolase: MKQKKSWKVKIFTGIAIFLILLVAAFFMYVSSYYKASSLALDSLKSDSLVTVEDNGDILFEPVSDAKNIGFIFYPGAKVEASAYATLAKEIASNGYTVIIAKMNFNLAILSPNRADYIISEQKDIDTWVIGGHSLGGVMAADYALENEEIKGLVLLASYPQSKTDLNNTPIKVLSLWGENDKVADLNKVKEAKNIMPGDSEFIEITGGNHGGFGDYGHQKGDGKSSLTNIQQMMETSKYIIETLDSLN; this comes from the coding sequence ATGAAACAAAAGAAATCATGGAAGGTTAAAATCTTTACTGGAATCGCAATTTTTCTAATCCTATTAGTGGCGGCATTTTTTATGTATGTAAGTTCATACTATAAAGCTAGTTCATTAGCTTTGGATAGTTTGAAATCTGACTCTTTAGTTACAGTTGAAGATAACGGAGATATTCTATTTGAACCCGTATCCGACGCTAAAAATATAGGGTTTATTTTCTATCCAGGCGCCAAGGTAGAAGCTTCAGCATATGCCACTTTAGCGAAAGAGATTGCCTCCAATGGCTATACCGTTATTATTGCTAAAATGAACTTTAACTTAGCCATTTTATCGCCTAATCGAGCAGATTATATAATTAGTGAGCAGAAAGATATTGATACTTGGGTGATAGGCGGGCATTCTTTAGGGGGAGTTATGGCAGCAGATTATGCACTTGAAAATGAAGAAATAAAAGGGTTAGTATTGTTAGCTTCCTATCCCCAAAGTAAAACGGATCTTAACAATACACCAATAAAAGTCTTATCATTATGGGGAGAAAATGATAAAGTTGCAGATTTAAACAAAGTAAAAGAGGCTAAAAATATTATGCCAGGCGACTCAGAATTTATAGAAATAACAGGTGGAAATCATGGAGGTTTTGGAGATTATGGTCACCAAAAAGGTGATGGTAAATCTTCGTTAACAAATATACAGCAGATGATGGAAACATCAAAATATATTATAGAAACTTTAGATAGCTTAAATTAG
- a CDS encoding S66 peptidase family protein, translating to MLMKPKALKAGDKVATISLSWGGAGEPELKWRYEQGIERLRTVFHLEVVAMPNSLKGSDFLYDNPKARAEDLMNAFKDPSIKGIISNIGGSESVRLLPYIDFDVIRDNPKIFIGYSDSTITHLFCHKAGITSFYGPSILVDFAENVEMHPYTVEALRKTLFANDVIGEVKPATEWTSERVEWIIENKNRQRTMNPNNGYELLQGTGVAQGRLIGGCIEVLEFAKGTSLWPNESYWEDSILFFETSEEKPEPSQVEYWLRNYGSQGILQKAKGIVFGKPLKEKYYEEYKESIVKIMKELDLTSLPILYNLNFGHTEPKFVLPYGAMAEINCENATFSILESGVE from the coding sequence ATGTTAATGAAACCAAAAGCACTAAAAGCGGGAGATAAAGTAGCGACGATTAGTTTATCTTGGGGTGGAGCTGGAGAACCAGAATTGAAATGGCGCTATGAACAAGGGATTGAGAGGCTCAGAACTGTTTTTCATTTGGAGGTTGTTGCAATGCCCAATAGTTTAAAAGGATCTGATTTTTTATATGACAATCCCAAAGCACGTGCGGAAGATTTAATGAATGCATTCAAAGACCCTTCGATTAAAGGAATCATTTCAAATATTGGAGGGAGCGAGAGCGTTCGTCTGTTACCCTATATCGATTTTGATGTAATTCGTGATAATCCTAAAATATTTATCGGTTATTCGGACTCTACGATTACACATTTGTTTTGCCATAAAGCAGGGATTACATCCTTTTATGGACCCTCGATTTTGGTAGACTTCGCTGAAAATGTGGAGATGCATCCGTATACAGTGGAAGCGTTGAGAAAAACTCTTTTTGCAAATGATGTAATAGGCGAAGTAAAGCCTGCCACAGAATGGACGAGTGAGCGCGTAGAATGGATTATTGAAAATAAAAATAGACAAAGAACAATGAATCCGAATAATGGATATGAACTGCTGCAAGGTACAGGAGTTGCTCAGGGTAGATTAATCGGAGGATGTATAGAAGTACTAGAGTTTGCGAAAGGAACATCACTTTGGCCGAACGAATCGTATTGGGAAGACAGTATCTTATTTTTTGAAACGTCAGAAGAGAAACCTGAGCCAAGCCAAGTCGAATATTGGTTGAGAAACTATGGCTCGCAAGGCATTTTACAAAAGGCTAAGGGTATTGTATTTGGTAAGCCTCTTAAGGAAAAATATTATGAGGAATACAAAGAGTCTATCGTAAAAATTATGAAGGAATTAGATCTAACTTCGCTACCTATTCTTTATAATTTGAACTTTGGTCATACAGAGCCCAAGTTTGTACTACCGTATGGAGCAATGGCTGAAATAAATTGTGAAAATGCTACATTTTCTATTTTGGAAAGTGGCGTGGAGTAA
- a CDS encoding GatB/YqeY domain-containing protein: MLKTTVFEHLKNAMREKDVLSKGVLTLLKAGLDSAEKEKGAALSAEEEVAIVNREIKQTHQALEGAQTAQREDLIEQEEAKLVLLKKFLPAQLSEDEIIAILTEAGITKGMNMGDAMKIAKPLLAGKTDGGTMSKAVKSLI, translated from the coding sequence ATGTTAAAGACAACCGTATTCGAACATTTAAAAAATGCTATGAGAGAAAAAGACGTGCTCTCAAAAGGTGTGCTAACATTATTGAAAGCAGGATTGGATAGCGCGGAAAAGGAAAAAGGTGCTGCTCTTTCAGCTGAAGAGGAAGTTGCCATCGTCAACCGCGAAATCAAACAGACCCATCAGGCGCTGGAAGGTGCACAAACGGCACAGCGTGAGGACTTAATTGAACAAGAAGAAGCAAAATTGGTGCTTCTCAAAAAATTCTTACCTGCACAACTTAGCGAGGACGAAATCATAGCGATATTGACAGAAGCAGGAATTACTAAAGGCATGAACATGGGTGATGCTATGAAAATCGCAAAACCATTACTTGCCGGTAAAACAGACGGCGGAACGATGTCGAAAGCAGTGAAAAGTTTAATTTAA